The Nocardioides marmorisolisilvae genomic interval CTCGGGGAAGGAGTCGGCGTACTTGCGGGCCAGCCGGCTGCCCTGCTCCTCGCCGTGCTCGGCAAGCACCGCGCTGACCAGGTCGTCGCGCCACGATCGGGCGGCGGCGGCACATCGACGCTCGAGGTCCGCGATGTCGGCGTCGGCCAGCTGGTCGCCCTTCGGCGGCCGTACGACGAAGTGCAGCCGGGCCGCGAAGGCCTCGCCCACGTGGGCGGTGTACTCGATGGACTCGCCGTGCAGCTGGTCCTTGAGGATCGCCGCGATCCGCTCCCGGACGGCGGTGTTGTAGCGCTCCCGAGGCAGGTAGACCAGACAGGAGAGATAGCGGCCGTAGACGTCTCGGCGGACGAAGAGCTTCAGCTGGCGCCGCTCCCGGGTGTGCACCACCTGGCCGGCGATCGGCACCAGGTCGTCGACGGAGGTCTGGAAGAGCTCGTCGCGAGGGTAGGTCTCGAGCACGTCCATCAGGGCCTTGCCCGCATGGCTCATCGGCTCGAAGCCGGAGGCATCGAGGACCGCGCGCGCCTTCTCGCGCAGCATCGGGATCCGGGTGACCGACTCGGTGTAGGCGGCCGAGGAGAACAGCCCGAGGAACCGCTGCTCGCCGGCCACCTCACCGTCGGCGTCGAACGTCTTCACGCTGATGTAGTCGAGGTGGACCGGCCGATGCACGGTCGCGGTCGAGTTGGCCTTCGCCAGCACCAGCAGAGTCTTCTCGCGAGCCTTCTCCGCGACCAGCGGCGGGAGCACGCCCGGCCCCTCCGGATCGGAACGCAGGATCCCGAAGCCGGTGCCCGGGACGGCAATGAGCACTTCGTCCCCCCCTCGCCGCTCGAGGCGGTACTCCCGGTAGCCCAGGAAGGTGAAGTGGTTGTCGGCCACCCAACGCAGCAGCGCGGTCCCCTGCTCGACCTCGTGGGCGGGCAGGGGCGGCGGGTCCTCCTCGAGCTGGCCGACGATCCGCTCCATCTGTGCACGCATCTTCGGCCAGTCCTCGACCGCCTCGCGGACATCGGTGAGGACCTTCTCGAGCACCTGCCGGATCGCGTCTACCTCCTCGGCCGGGACGCGGTCGATCTCGATGTGCATCCAGGACTCCCGCTCGAGATCGTGCGCGGACGTCTCCGCCCGGTCGTCGAGCACCTCCTGGAGGGCGCCGGTGAGGTCTCGTCGTACGACGAACTGGGGGTGCACCACGAGGTGGACGTCGTGCTGCCCCTGGTCGAGCGCCATCGACACCGAGTCGACCAGGAAGGGCATGTCGTCGGTGACCACCTCGACGACGGTGTGCCCCTGGGCCGTCCACCCGTGCTCGGGAACGGTGGGGGTGAACACCCGCACCAACGCGGTGCCCTGGGGTCGACTGGCCGCCGTCCGGAGGTGGTGCAGCACGACGCCGAAGAGGTCGTCCTCGGTGCGGTCGAGCAGGTCCTCCGGGGCGACGTGCCGGTAGTAGCCGCGCACCAGGTCGGCGAGGTTCACGCCCTTCGGCGCGGTGCCGGCGCGCCCCTGCGCCAGGTCGCACAGCCTACCGAGGAGTTCTGACTTGCCCGTGTCCAGCGAGTTGCCCACAACTCCGACACTAGACCGGTGGGCGCCGCCGGACACCTCAGGCCCCACAGTGTTTCAGTCTCGGATCCGAGATGGTTTCATCGTGCGGTCGGGCGACTCACAGCACGGACCGCAGCTCCCACAACAAGGGGTAGTAGCGAAGGTCGAGCCGGGTGCGCAGGTACGCCGCCCCGGTCGACCCGCCGGTGCCGGTGCGAGCCCCGATCATCCGCTCCACCATCACCACGTGCCGAGCCCGCCAGGCTGCGGCGAGCTCGTCGTGCTGGAGGAGTCCCTCGGCCAGTCCCCAGATGTCGGCGTACGACGAGCGGTCGTGCGCGACGGTGCGCAGCGACCGGGTCATCGCCTCGTCCGAGGACGTGTCCAGACCTGCCGCGTCCAGCACATGCACGAAGCCGTCCCACAGGGTCGGCTCGGCGAGCCGCTGCTCGAGACGGGCCGCCTCCTCGGGCGTCAGACCTCGGAACCGCTTGACGAACGCGGGGTCCTTGGCCCCCGAGAGGAACTCCAGCTCGCGGAACTGCACCGACTGGAAGCCGCTGGCAGGGGCGAGCCGCTGGCGGAACTCGAGGAAGTCCTGAGGCGTCATCGTCTCCAGGACGTCGATCTGCTGGATCAGGACCCGCTCGATCACGTGCATCCGGGTCAGCAGGTGTCGGCACAGCCAGAGCCCACCGGCTGATCCGCTGCGCGGTCCGACGTTGCGCTCATCGCTCGCGGGCTCGGTGGAGATGAGGGCGTCGCGGACAGCGACCGCCTCGTGGAGCAGTTGCTGGAACCACAGCTCGTAGACCTGGTGGATGGTGATGAACAGCAGCTCGTCGTGGGCCGGCGGGTCCGACTCCAGGTGCTGGGCGTCGAGCAGCTCCGGCAGCCGCAGATAGCTGCCGTAGGTCAACCGCGCACCCTCCTCGCCGAAGTGCGCGTCATCCACCGGTGCCGTCATGGGCCCAACGTAGCCG includes:
- a CDS encoding tryptophan 2,3-dioxygenase produces the protein MTAPVDDAHFGEEGARLTYGSYLRLPELLDAQHLESDPPAHDELLFITIHQVYELWFQQLLHEAVAVRDALISTEPASDERNVGPRSGSAGGLWLCRHLLTRMHVIERVLIQQIDVLETMTPQDFLEFRQRLAPASGFQSVQFRELEFLSGAKDPAFVKRFRGLTPEEAARLEQRLAEPTLWDGFVHVLDAAGLDTSSDEAMTRSLRTVAHDRSSYADIWGLAEGLLQHDELAAAWRARHVVMVERMIGARTGTGGSTGAAYLRTRLDLRYYPLLWELRSVL